A window of the Nibribacter ruber genome harbors these coding sequences:
- a CDS encoding FtsB family cell division protein, which produces MLARVPKFFKNFYFLTSVGFLVWMIFFDSNDFITQFQTSRKLAVLEEERDYYVEKIQEVQKDRKELLSNPELLEKFAREKYLMKKPTEDLYIIVEKDEDELEAEQQQ; this is translated from the coding sequence ATGTTGGCGCGCGTTCCCAAATTTTTCAAGAACTTTTACTTTCTCACCAGCGTGGGCTTTTTGGTCTGGATGATCTTCTTTGACTCCAATGACTTCATCACGCAATTCCAGACCAGCCGCAAACTGGCCGTGCTGGAAGAAGAGCGCGATTACTACGTAGAGAAGATTCAGGAAGTACAGAAAGACCGCAAGGAACTCCTGAGCAACCCAGAACTGCTGGAGAAATTTGCCCGGGAGAAATACCTCATGAAGAAACCCACCGAGGACCTGTACATCATTGTAGAAAAGGACGAAGACGAGCTAGAGGCAGAGCAACAGCAATAA
- the hscA gene encoding Fe-S protein assembly chaperone HscA: protein MAKIAINLTTASIQQEEVIVGIDLGTTNSLVAYMHPDDRMPIAINDQGMGTIVPSVVHFHENGEVLVGDAGKEYLLTDPSNTIYSVKRLLGKSYQDLGEHKDTFGYKIIDDNSEGLVKIRVQDKFYSPIELSAEILKELRARAEHALKTPVNRAVITVPAYFNDSQRQATRDAGKLAGLEVLRIVNEPTAASLAYGIGLDPSEEKTIAVYDLGGGTFDISILKIHQGIFEVLSTNGDTYLGGDDIDQAILQYWLPQNRLLADMVANDANLSQGLRLKAEEAKRTLSDQETYTSELHGIELKLDKHTFNTLITPIVDRTMASCQMAMKDAGLTAEQIDTVIMVGGSTRVPLVYQTVSDFFGKPANNSLNPDEVVALGAAIQADVLAGNRKDILLLDVTPLTLGIETMGGLMDSIIPRNSKIPTKAGRQYTTSVDGQVNMKISVYQGERDLVKENRKLAEFDLKGIPAMPAGFPKVDVNFILNADGILKVEAIELRSGVRQEVEVKPQYGLTDEQVEEMLMASITHAKEDVSARMVIEARTTAEQMIYQVERFVEKNGEHLTQEEITLTRQNVQNLKDVLPTSDKDTILKAVDTLEEQTSPFAERVMQISIKKAMSGKKIE from the coding sequence ATGGCTAAAATTGCGATAAACTTAACCACCGCCTCCATCCAGCAGGAAGAGGTGATTGTGGGCATTGACCTAGGCACTACCAACAGTTTAGTGGCGTACATGCACCCAGACGACCGCATGCCCATTGCCATCAATGACCAGGGAATGGGCACCATTGTCCCGTCGGTGGTTCACTTTCATGAGAATGGCGAAGTTCTGGTAGGTGACGCTGGGAAAGAATATCTGCTCACAGACCCGTCCAACACCATCTACTCGGTGAAGCGCTTGTTGGGCAAGTCTTACCAGGATCTGGGCGAGCACAAGGACACCTTCGGCTACAAAATCATTGATGACAACTCTGAAGGACTGGTGAAGATACGGGTGCAAGACAAGTTCTACTCCCCCATTGAGCTGAGTGCGGAGATTCTGAAGGAGCTACGTGCCCGCGCCGAGCACGCTTTAAAAACGCCGGTGAACCGGGCCGTGATTACCGTGCCGGCCTACTTCAATGACTCCCAGCGCCAAGCCACCCGCGATGCCGGTAAACTGGCCGGGTTGGAAGTATTGCGCATTGTCAACGAGCCTACCGCTGCCTCTCTGGCCTATGGCATTGGCCTGGACCCCAGCGAGGAGAAAACCATTGCCGTGTATGACTTAGGCGGAGGAACCTTTGACATTTCCATCCTGAAGATTCACCAAGGCATCTTTGAAGTATTGTCTACCAACGGCGATACCTATTTGGGCGGTGATGACATTGACCAGGCGATCCTTCAATATTGGTTGCCGCAGAACCGTTTGCTAGCCGACATGGTGGCCAATGATGCCAACCTGTCCCAGGGCTTACGATTAAAAGCCGAGGAAGCCAAGCGCACGCTAAGTGACCAGGAAACCTATACTTCTGAGTTGCACGGCATCGAGTTGAAGCTGGACAAGCACACTTTTAATACGCTCATCACGCCTATTGTAGACCGCACCATGGCTTCTTGCCAGATGGCTATGAAAGACGCCGGGCTTACCGCTGAGCAGATTGACACCGTAATTATGGTGGGCGGCTCTACCCGCGTGCCGCTGGTGTACCAGACCGTGAGCGACTTTTTCGGTAAACCGGCTAACAACTCTTTGAACCCAGACGAAGTAGTCGCCTTGGGTGCAGCCATTCAGGCCGACGTGTTGGCCGGCAACAGAAAAGACATTCTGCTATTGGATGTAACGCCGTTGACCTTGGGCATAGAGACCATGGGTGGCTTGATGGACTCCATCATCCCGCGTAATTCCAAAATTCCTACCAAAGCCGGCCGCCAGTATACTACGTCTGTGGACGGACAGGTGAACATGAAAATATCCGTCTACCAAGGCGAGCGGGACTTAGTGAAAGAGAACCGCAAGCTGGCCGAGTTTGACTTGAAAGGGATTCCGGCCATGCCCGCAGGCTTCCCGAAAGTAGACGTGAACTTCATCCTGAACGCCGACGGTATCTTAAAGGTAGAAGCCATTGAACTACGCTCTGGTGTGCGCCAGGAGGTGGAAGTAAAACCGCAGTACGGCCTTACAGATGAGCAGGTTGAGGAAATGCTGATGGCGTCCATCACGCACGCCAAGGAAGACGTTTCGGCCCGCATGGTCATTGAGGCGCGCACCACCGCTGAGCAGATGATCTACCAGGTAGAGCGTTTTGTAGAGAAAAACGGCGAGCATTTGACGCAGGAAGAGATTACCCTCACCCGCCAGAATGTGCAGAACCTGAAAGACGTGTTACCCACCAGTGACAAAGACACGATTCTGAAGGCGGTAGACACGCTAGAGGAACAGACCAGTCCGTTTGCCGAGCGCGTGATGCAAATCTCCATCAAGAAAGCCATGAGCGGCAAGAAGATTGAATAG
- a CDS encoding zinc-dependent metalloprotease, with the protein MRKTLLSFLLLLSTIIQLSAQNKPNAIATKTAGLQKFAGYFPFYWDEATGKILLEIDKLDKQFLYVSSLPAGLGSNDIGLDRGQLGGTHVVYFQKVGPKVLLIEPNQGYRAMNGNPAEEQAVAQSFAQSTLWGFKVEATDGKTVLVDATDFLLRDAHDVVGSIKRARQGSYRLDASRSAFYLPRTKNFPQNTEFEASLTFVGGDDAGNLVREVAPSTEALTLRQHHSFIQLPDTNYTPRAMDPRAGYFGIEYMDYSTPIDESIVKRYIARHRLQKKNPGAAVSEAVKPIVYYVDHAAPEPIRSALLDGARWWAQAFEAAGYKDAFKVEILPVDADPMDVRYNVIQWVHRSTRGWSYGASVTDPRTGEILKGHVSLGSLRVRQDYLIAEGLLAPYEEGRPANPEMMKMALARLRQLSAHELGHTLGIMHNYAASVSNRASVMDYPHPTVKLTSEGKIDLSDAYAVGMGDWDKLAVTYGYQDFAKGVNEKQALDQLLRTGHQRGLQFISDRDARSPGGAHPQAHLWDNGANASDELRHVLNVREKALQQFGLNNIKPGVPMAMLEDVLVPIYNYHRYQVESVAKVVGGVNYTYASKGDGQLVTQKVPEAEQQKALEALLETLQPKVLTLPENIIALIPPRPAGWSPTRELFDKRTGLTFDPLAAAEASADFTLSFLFHPERAARLVELKARGSKLGLEEVMDQILEATWKAKQQDGLQGQTQFLTQQLVLTHLLALSQNDNAAYSVRAMATLKVKELEKHLKKLSKSNDDAVKANALLALNRLDQPSNAKPQLHKDLPPGAPIGSLEVLSCE; encoded by the coding sequence ATGCGAAAAACGCTCCTCTCCTTTCTGCTTCTTCTATCCACTATCATCCAGCTTTCAGCGCAGAATAAACCGAATGCCATTGCCACCAAGACTGCTGGGCTACAAAAATTTGCCGGCTACTTTCCTTTCTATTGGGACGAGGCCACAGGCAAGATTCTGCTGGAGATTGACAAACTGGACAAGCAGTTCCTGTATGTGTCTTCTCTCCCGGCGGGCTTGGGGTCAAATGACATTGGGTTGGATAGAGGGCAGTTGGGCGGTACGCATGTGGTGTATTTCCAGAAGGTAGGCCCGAAGGTGTTGCTCATTGAACCCAACCAAGGCTACCGCGCCATGAACGGCAACCCCGCCGAGGAGCAGGCCGTGGCCCAGTCCTTCGCGCAGTCCACGCTGTGGGGCTTTAAAGTAGAAGCCACCGATGGCAAAACCGTGTTGGTAGACGCCACTGACTTTTTGCTGAGAGACGCGCATGACGTGGTAGGAAGCATTAAACGAGCCCGACAAGGATCGTATAGATTAGACGCCTCCCGTTCTGCCTTTTATTTGCCCCGCACTAAGAACTTCCCGCAGAATACGGAGTTTGAAGCCTCGCTCACCTTTGTGGGCGGTGATGACGCCGGTAATTTGGTTCGTGAAGTAGCCCCTTCTACAGAGGCCCTTACTTTGCGTCAGCACCATTCTTTTATTCAACTGCCAGACACCAACTACACGCCCAGAGCCATGGACCCGCGGGCCGGCTACTTCGGGATTGAGTATATGGACTACAGCACACCCATTGACGAATCTATTGTAAAAAGATACATTGCCCGTCACCGTCTGCAAAAGAAGAACCCAGGCGCCGCCGTCTCTGAGGCCGTGAAACCCATTGTGTACTATGTAGACCACGCCGCACCGGAGCCCATCAGAAGTGCCTTGTTAGATGGAGCCCGCTGGTGGGCACAGGCGTTTGAGGCCGCCGGGTACAAAGACGCGTTCAAGGTAGAGATTCTGCCCGTAGATGCAGACCCCATGGACGTCCGCTACAACGTCATTCAATGGGTGCACCGCAGTACCAGAGGCTGGAGCTACGGTGCCTCGGTGACCGACCCGCGTACCGGCGAAATCTTGAAAGGCCACGTTAGCCTGGGCTCATTGCGCGTGCGTCAGGATTATTTGATTGCCGAAGGTTTGCTAGCCCCATATGAAGAAGGCAGACCTGCCAACCCCGAAATGATGAAGATGGCCCTCGCTCGTTTACGTCAACTGTCGGCGCATGAGTTGGGCCACACACTGGGCATCATGCACAACTACGCCGCCAGCGTGAGCAACCGCGCCTCGGTCATGGATTACCCGCACCCCACCGTCAAGTTGACATCCGAAGGTAAAATTGATTTATCTGATGCCTACGCGGTGGGCATGGGCGACTGGGACAAACTAGCCGTGACGTATGGTTACCAAGACTTCGCCAAAGGTGTGAACGAGAAACAGGCGCTGGACCAACTCCTGCGCACCGGTCACCAAAGAGGCTTGCAGTTTATCTCTGACCGTGATGCCCGCTCCCCAGGCGGAGCGCACCCGCAAGCGCACCTCTGGGACAACGGCGCCAATGCCTCTGATGAATTACGTCATGTGCTAAACGTAAGGGAGAAAGCCTTACAGCAGTTTGGCCTGAACAACATCAAGCCCGGTGTGCCCATGGCTATGCTGGAAGACGTGCTGGTGCCCATTTACAACTACCACCGTTACCAAGTAGAATCGGTGGCCAAAGTGGTAGGCGGTGTCAACTATACCTATGCTTCTAAAGGCGATGGTCAACTAGTCACCCAGAAAGTACCCGAGGCCGAGCAACAGAAAGCCTTGGAAGCTCTCTTAGAAACCCTTCAACCCAAGGTGCTCACCCTACCAGAGAACATCATCGCCTTGATTCCGCCAAGGCCGGCCGGTTGGTCTCCTACGCGCGAACTGTTTGACAAACGTACCGGTCTCACCTTTGACCCCTTGGCCGCCGCCGAAGCCTCGGCAGATTTCACCTTGTCGTTTCTGTTTCATCCAGAGCGCGCCGCCCGTTTGGTTGAATTAAAAGCCAGAGGCAGCAAGTTAGGCCTGGAGGAAGTGATGGACCAGATTCTGGAAGCCACCTGGAAAGCCAAACAGCAAGACGGTTTACAAGGCCAGACGCAATTCTTAACGCAACAATTGGTCTTAACGCATCTGCTGGCCTTATCTCAGAATGACAATGCTGCTTATTCTGTGCGTGCCATGGCTACCTTAAAAGTAAAGGAGTTAGAGAAGCACCTTAAGAAACTGTCAAAGTCTAATGATGATGCTGTGAAAGCCAACGCGCTTCTAGCCCTTAACAGATTGGACCAACCCTCCAACGCCAAACCACAACTACACAAAGACCTTCCGCCGGGCGCACCCATTGGCTCACTAGAAGTCCTTAGTTGCGAATAG
- a CDS encoding CPBP family intramembrane glutamic endopeptidase yields MEKTVLANHKEQPSSTTQTTPSWSILAGFLFIALTYHAGEYAMRFHQHIPLFLGCMLAVIPVAYLVAKWQGFKGLGAWGMCFDNPYVRLCLKGLVIGLVVYALALGTRLWLGFEILGPRPDTEVLIMQTLIFAAGTFLPSLAEDILTRGYLFGHFYQRMDKWSLILFSSVIYVLNHIYALTSGPSMLLYLFVLGIMLTIPLLYTRNLWYTVGAHWAGNIIYRVGNDVLQVREAEASFPAIWELTGFVLLLAVINYVVTKGYSSSAKLPGLA; encoded by the coding sequence ATGGAAAAGACAGTTCTTGCAAACCATAAGGAGCAACCATCCTCAACCACCCAAACTACTCCTTCGTGGAGCATATTGGCGGGATTTTTATTCATTGCCCTCACGTACCATGCTGGGGAATATGCCATGCGGTTTCATCAGCACATTCCGCTGTTTCTAGGATGTATGCTGGCCGTGATACCGGTGGCCTATCTGGTGGCCAAGTGGCAAGGCTTCAAAGGGTTGGGCGCTTGGGGAATGTGCTTTGACAATCCCTACGTAAGGTTGTGTTTAAAAGGTTTGGTTATTGGCTTAGTGGTATATGCGTTGGCACTTGGGACACGACTCTGGTTAGGCTTTGAGATACTAGGCCCAAGACCTGATACGGAGGTACTCATCATGCAGACGCTCATCTTTGCGGCCGGTACGTTTCTTCCTTCCTTAGCCGAAGACATCCTCACCAGAGGCTACCTGTTTGGACACTTTTATCAACGGATGGATAAATGGTCCTTAATTCTGTTCTCTTCAGTTATCTATGTTTTGAACCATATCTATGCCCTCACTTCCGGACCATCCATGCTGCTCTATCTGTTTGTGTTAGGCATCATGCTGACCATTCCATTGCTTTACACCAGAAACCTATGGTATACGGTAGGCGCTCATTGGGCAGGAAACATAATTTATCGTGTAGGGAATGACGTGCTGCAGGTGCGCGAAGCAGAAGCCTCTTTTCCAGCCATCTGGGAATTAACGGGCTTTGTGCTGCTTCTGGCAGTGATTAATTACGTGGTGACAAAAGGTTATTCTTCCTCAGCAAAGTTGCCTGGTCTTGCGTAG
- a CDS encoding M61 family metallopeptidase, whose amino-acid sequence MKNTTMALGLLALLSFSAPAEAAKAPELTYQVNLNDRADDLFKVSLEVKGLKDANNIFQFASTAPGTYQTMDIGRFVKNFKAFDKKGKEITTKQVSVNQWELSRPDKVRKITYQIAETWDTPVEKNKVYNMCGTSLEQDHALINGQGVFGYFKGLQSAPMRLKLESPKEWLTGTALKTDKNGYYMVNNYDHLVDSPILAGNLTKSATDFNGTTIDIYTYSKTGKIKSKDLMTNMTGMLDAAHKFVVNFPVDRYTFLYHFEDEDWGAWEHSYSSEYVMKESDMTPEFAHNITDIASHEFFHIITPLNIHSEIIERFNFETPTPSQHLWLYEGTTEWASDMMQLRAGMIDLPAYLKDMQQKLKNNDMMGTNYSLQELSLTSYTPQGNKIYGNIYNRGAATAALLDIRLLELSGGKRGLREVINELSKEYGPSKAFPEQEFFNIFVAKTHPEIADFFNKYVKGAEALPVAEYFGKLGITYTPLKTSDKKTFDPGYNLGAPEGKIVFMKVNPTQQQAGLKDRDELVAVNGTAITLKNANQEVPKIFQTKIGDSYAVTIRRDGKEEKLTLKMLERQETQRHLFEVDANPTPAQSALRQAWMKNL is encoded by the coding sequence ATGAAAAACACTACCATGGCACTGGGCCTATTGGCTCTATTGTCCTTCAGTGCGCCGGCAGAGGCCGCTAAAGCCCCTGAACTCACCTACCAAGTGAACCTCAATGACCGCGCCGATGACTTGTTCAAGGTCTCTTTGGAAGTGAAAGGCCTAAAAGACGCCAACAACATCTTCCAGTTCGCGTCTACCGCGCCAGGCACGTACCAGACCATGGACATTGGAAGGTTTGTGAAGAACTTCAAAGCATTTGACAAGAAGGGCAAGGAAATAACCACCAAGCAGGTGTCTGTGAACCAGTGGGAATTGAGCCGGCCAGACAAAGTGCGTAAAATCACGTACCAGATTGCCGAAACCTGGGACACGCCGGTAGAAAAGAACAAGGTGTACAACATGTGCGGCACCTCTTTGGAGCAGGACCATGCGCTTATTAACGGGCAAGGGGTGTTCGGCTATTTTAAAGGTTTGCAGTCGGCGCCTATGCGCTTAAAGCTGGAGTCACCGAAAGAGTGGCTAACGGGAACTGCGCTTAAAACGGATAAGAACGGTTACTACATGGTTAACAACTATGACCACCTGGTAGACTCTCCTATCCTGGCTGGTAACCTGACCAAATCTGCCACTGACTTCAATGGCACTACCATTGACATCTACACCTATTCCAAAACGGGCAAGATTAAGTCGAAGGATTTAATGACCAACATGACGGGCATGCTGGACGCCGCCCACAAGTTTGTAGTTAATTTTCCGGTGGACCGTTACACCTTCCTATACCATTTTGAGGACGAGGATTGGGGCGCCTGGGAGCATTCGTACAGCTCTGAGTATGTCATGAAAGAAAGTGATATGACGCCTGAGTTTGCGCACAACATCACCGACATCGCCTCGCATGAGTTCTTCCATATCATCACGCCGTTGAACATCCACAGTGAGATTATAGAGCGTTTCAACTTTGAGACCCCTACTCCGTCTCAGCACTTGTGGCTGTATGAAGGCACCACCGAGTGGGCCTCTGACATGATGCAACTGAGAGCCGGCATGATTGACTTGCCTGCCTACCTCAAAGACATGCAACAGAAGCTCAAGAACAATGACATGATGGGCACCAATTACAGCCTACAGGAATTGAGCTTGACCTCTTACACGCCGCAGGGCAATAAAATTTACGGCAACATCTACAACCGCGGCGCGGCTACGGCGGCCTTGCTAGACATTAGATTGCTGGAATTATCTGGGGGCAAGCGCGGCCTGCGCGAAGTCATCAATGAGCTCTCTAAAGAATACGGCCCGTCTAAGGCTTTCCCAGAGCAGGAGTTTTTCAACATCTTCGTGGCCAAGACCCACCCAGAAATTGCCGATTTCTTCAACAAATACGTGAAAGGCGCTGAGGCCCTGCCCGTGGCCGAGTACTTCGGGAAACTGGGAATTACCTACACACCTTTGAAAACCTCAGACAAGAAAACCTTTGACCCAGGCTACAACTTAGGCGCACCCGAAGGCAAGATTGTGTTCATGAAAGTGAACCCTACCCAACAACAAGCCGGCCTGAAGGACAGGGATGAGCTAGTGGCCGTGAACGGCACTGCCATTACCTTGAAAAACGCCAACCAAGAGGTTCCTAAGATCTTCCAAACCAAGATTGGGGATTCTTATGCCGTTACCATCCGGAGAGACGGCAAAGAAGAAAAACTGACCCTGAAAATGCTCGAAAGACAGGAAACGCAACGTCACCTGTTTGAGGTAGACGCCAACCCAACCCCAGCACAATCAGCACTTCGTCAAGCCTGGATGAAGAATCTGTAA
- a CDS encoding GNAT family N-acetyltransferase — protein MELVEYNSTYHLRIIAQDESVAAEGRVVLVDFLAVYDRISTHVNHRRKGLATLLLYELEKIALSKGVTQNFLVSTEEGKLLYQSLGWDLCCLYTSIVIPGGVKGEHNLTIG, from the coding sequence ATGGAGCTTGTAGAATACAACTCTACTTATCATTTGAGAATCATTGCCCAGGATGAAAGTGTGGCAGCAGAGGGAAGAGTTGTTTTAGTGGATTTTCTGGCTGTGTATGACCGCATATCAACGCACGTAAATCATAGAAGGAAAGGACTGGCAACCCTCTTACTATATGAGCTGGAGAAAATAGCTTTGTCCAAGGGAGTAACCCAAAACTTTTTGGTCTCCACAGAAGAAGGCAAATTACTATACCAATCTTTGGGCTGGGACCTGTGTTGTTTGTATACCTCCATCGTGATTCCAGGGGGAGTAAAAGGTGAGCATAATCTAACAATTGGTTAG
- a CDS encoding Ldh family oxidoreductase, translated as MYSYQRLFDFTQKIFLSIGCPAEDALLATETLLSADLRGIDSHGVARLVGYVRLWEAGRINPTPNVRIVHETPSTATVDGDGGLGLVVAPKAMQIALEKAKNVGSGWVSVKNSNHFGIAGYHAMKALEHDMIGMAMTNASPLVAPTYSLERLLGTNPIAVAVPANEQPPFVADLATTTAANGKLEILQRKNLEAPHGWIQAADGSSSTNPNELKDGGALLPLGGDTGSHKGYALGAVVDIFSAVLSGANYGPWVPPFVSFLAPPANPVGEGIGHFFGAMRVDAFRPADDFKNHMDNWITTFRNSKAKDGHHVLIPGDPERESEVIRLKEGIPLLPPVVKDLEGLGDKFGVTL; from the coding sequence ATGTATTCATACCAACGCCTTTTCGATTTCACCCAGAAGATATTCCTGAGCATTGGCTGTCCCGCAGAGGACGCTTTACTAGCCACCGAAACTTTACTTTCCGCTGATTTACGGGGCATTGACTCGCATGGCGTGGCCCGTCTGGTGGGCTATGTGCGCCTCTGGGAAGCCGGCCGCATCAACCCCACGCCCAACGTGCGCATTGTGCATGAGACGCCCAGTACCGCCACGGTAGATGGCGATGGTGGCCTTGGTTTGGTGGTAGCACCCAAAGCCATGCAGATTGCCCTGGAGAAAGCCAAAAACGTAGGGAGCGGCTGGGTGAGCGTGAAGAATTCCAACCACTTCGGGATTGCAGGGTACCATGCCATGAAGGCCCTGGAGCATGACATGATTGGCATGGCCATGACCAACGCCAGCCCCTTGGTAGCGCCTACCTATTCTTTAGAAAGACTCTTGGGCACCAACCCTATTGCCGTGGCGGTTCCGGCCAATGAACAACCTCCGTTTGTAGCTGACCTGGCTACCACCACCGCCGCCAACGGCAAGCTGGAAATCCTGCAACGTAAAAACCTGGAAGCCCCACACGGCTGGATTCAGGCCGCCGACGGTTCTTCTTCTACCAACCCCAATGAGCTCAAAGACGGTGGCGCGCTCTTGCCGCTGGGCGGAGACACGGGCAGTCACAAAGGCTATGCGCTGGGTGCGGTGGTAGATATTTTCTCAGCGGTTTTGTCTGGTGCGAATTATGGCCCGTGGGTGCCGCCGTTTGTGAGCTTCCTGGCCCCGCCGGCTAACCCGGTTGGCGAAGGCATCGGCCACTTCTTCGGGGCCATGCGGGTAGACGCGTTCAGACCCGCCGACGACTTCAAAAACCACATGGACAACTGGATTACCACCTTTAGGAACTCGAAAGCCAAAGACGGCCACCACGTCCTCATCCCCGGCGACCCAGAACGTGAAAGCGAAGTTATAAGGTTGAAAGAAGGGATTCCATTGCTACCACCGGTAGTCAAGGATTTGGAAGGCTTGGGTGATAAGTTTGGAGTGACGTTGTAA
- a CDS encoding DUF4139 domain-containing protein, translating into MKAVTVFLNRAQVTNVGKGTVEAGVTELVLDGLPSQLDERSVQVNPTGSVTLLSVRYEQNYLIGSQKPRETEQLEDSLKSYTGQIRSLTDQREVLQKEEAMLQANQSIGGSQTGITAARLKEVADFYRARLLSIRKEMQTVDIRLEILKTRQARFISQLNEVNSQSKATSKVIVAVKATARTQVGLEVTYLVYNAGWEPIYDIRATGNQGPVQLQYKANVHQNTGVNWDNVQLTLATTNPAEGAQKPELEPYYIGILQASPIRRKVKHTAPVIMEDSEDTKSLSEVVVTAAPATSTADYTEAVATTLAAEFKIGIPFSVPSDGEPHTVDVQQHSLTTAYAHTTVPKLDPTAFLVAHLTNWENLKLLPGEANIFLDGTFTGKSVIDPTQTKDTLTLSLGRDQNVVVQRERMKDFQKRSTLGSNIKEQFGYEISLRNTKSTPVTITVEDQIPISTHSDIEVSEVETNGGKLDKETGKVTWLVTLKPNETVKRNLRFEVKYPKNNRVSGL; encoded by the coding sequence GTGAAAGCTGTTACCGTGTTCCTGAACCGCGCCCAGGTCACCAACGTGGGCAAAGGAACGGTAGAAGCCGGCGTCACCGAACTGGTTCTGGACGGACTTCCATCCCAACTGGACGAACGAAGCGTGCAGGTAAATCCTACCGGAAGTGTGACCTTGCTTTCCGTTAGGTATGAGCAGAACTATCTTATAGGCTCGCAGAAGCCCCGTGAGACCGAACAACTGGAAGACTCCCTTAAAAGCTACACCGGCCAGATACGCTCCTTGACCGACCAGCGCGAAGTCCTGCAAAAAGAAGAAGCCATGCTACAGGCTAACCAAAGCATTGGCGGTTCCCAGACTGGCATTACCGCCGCCCGCCTCAAAGAAGTAGCCGACTTCTACCGCGCCCGCTTGCTGAGCATCCGGAAGGAAATGCAAACCGTGGACATACGCCTGGAGATTCTCAAAACCCGACAAGCCAGATTTATTAGTCAGTTAAATGAAGTAAACAGTCAATCAAAGGCTACGAGTAAGGTGATTGTGGCCGTGAAAGCCACCGCCCGTACGCAGGTGGGTTTGGAGGTAACGTATTTGGTGTACAATGCCGGCTGGGAACCTATCTATGACATTAGGGCTACTGGCAACCAAGGGCCGGTGCAATTGCAATATAAAGCCAATGTGCACCAGAACACCGGCGTGAACTGGGACAACGTGCAATTGACCTTAGCCACTACCAACCCAGCAGAAGGCGCCCAGAAGCCAGAATTGGAGCCATATTATATTGGCATTTTGCAGGCATCTCCAATTAGGAGGAAAGTTAAACATACAGCTCCAGTAATCATGGAGGACAGTGAAGATACCAAGTCATTAAGCGAAGTCGTGGTAACTGCCGCCCCAGCCACCAGCACCGCAGATTACACAGAAGCCGTGGCTACTACCTTGGCCGCCGAGTTCAAGATTGGGATTCCGTTCAGTGTTCCGTCAGACGGAGAGCCGCATACCGTGGACGTGCAACAGCACAGTCTCACCACCGCTTACGCTCATACCACCGTACCTAAACTGGACCCGACCGCCTTTCTGGTGGCGCACCTCACCAACTGGGAGAACCTGAAACTGCTTCCCGGCGAGGCCAATATTTTCCTGGACGGCACCTTCACGGGTAAATCGGTGATTGACCCCACCCAGACGAAAGACACGCTCACCCTTTCGCTGGGCCGTGACCAGAATGTGGTGGTGCAACGCGAGCGAATGAAAGACTTTCAGAAGCGCTCCACGCTGGGCAGTAACATCAAAGAGCAGTTTGGCTATGAGATAAGCCTGCGCAACACCAAAAGCACGCCGGTTACCATCACCGTGGAGGACCAGATTCCCATCAGCACCCATTCAGACATTGAGGTAAGCGAGGTAGAAACCAACGGCGGCAAGCTGGACAAGGAAACCGGCAAAGTCACCTGGCTAGTCACACTCAAGCCTAATGAGACCGTGAAAAGGAATCTTCGGTTTGAGGTGAAGTACCCTAAGAACAACAGAGTAAGCGGTCTGTAG